A section of the Thermovibrio guaymasensis genome encodes:
- a CDS encoding 1-phosphofructokinase family hexose kinase, with amino-acid sequence MLLSLCPNPCLDVYYYTGVLKEDDTNRVNNPLISPGGKGVNAARVAARFCSDVFLALPLGGCIGNCVKEGLEKEGLSLIVVETKSETRVNTILEQRAKGKHILIASRGAPLSGEEIEKLKYSICVECSPKVLILGGSVPPNLPSTYYAEIVERFKGTDTKVIVDADGDLLKNAIEAGPFAVKPNKHELERFVGHPLLSLEEIVSAAREISKYGVKVVIVSLGEHGAIALYGDEVFRIIPPKVEVKNTVGAGDSVVGGFACKLYLDSKVEEALKFAIACGTATVVEEGTKLCRPEVVDGLVKRTRIFTLSL; translated from the coding sequence TTGCTCCTTTCCCTTTGTCCAAATCCTTGTCTTGACGTTTACTACTATACAGGCGTTTTAAAGGAAGACGATACAAACAGAGTGAATAATCCCCTTATCTCTCCCGGCGGTAAGGGAGTAAATGCTGCAAGGGTCGCAGCAAGGTTCTGCTCTGACGTCTTCCTTGCACTTCCTCTGGGAGGATGCATCGGAAATTGCGTTAAAGAGGGGCTTGAGAAGGAAGGGCTCTCTTTAATAGTTGTTGAAACGAAGTCTGAGACCAGAGTTAACACCATTCTTGAGCAGAGGGCTAAGGGGAAGCACATACTCATAGCTTCAAGGGGAGCTCCACTATCAGGTGAGGAAATAGAGAAGTTAAAGTACTCTATCTGTGTGGAGTGTTCCCCTAAAGTCTTAATCCTTGGAGGGAGCGTTCCTCCCAACTTACCCTCTACGTACTACGCTGAAATTGTGGAACGTTTCAAGGGAACCGATACGAAGGTTATAGTTGATGCCGATGGAGATCTGCTGAAGAACGCCATAGAAGCCGGTCCCTTTGCCGTTAAACCGAATAAACACGAGCTTGAGAGGTTTGTAGGTCATCCTCTCTTAAGCCTTGAGGAGATAGTTTCTGCAGCCAGGGAGATATCTAAGTATGGAGTTAAAGTAGTTATAGTCTCCCTTGGAGAGCACGGCGCAATTGCCCTTTATGGAGATGAGGTCTTTAGGATTATTCCTCCTAAGGTAGAGGTGAAGAACACCGTCGGGGCTGGTGATTCAGTTGTAGGAGGGTTTGCCTGTAAGCTATACTTAGACTCTAAAGTTGAAGAAGCTCTGAAGTTTGCAATTGCGTGTGGAACGGCTACTGTAGTTGAGGAGGGAACGAAGCTCTGTAGGCCAGAGGTGGTTGATGGATTAGTTAAAAGAACAAGAATTTTTACTCTATCTCTCTAA
- a CDS encoding GGDEF domain-containing protein, whose translation MINSGEKKEKKAFAIGVISVITFLFLISFGYYNYAFNLRKLGIFELVSGLAVLLNFIAFLYTRKYSLHSSIFLFIISIVLSVLIITGGIHNTGIFWIYLYPALVLVLKDFKKAVLWNIYFVVLLVLIVVADSLYFIELPYDKTTLRQAIFVYFSLLLLSYFQFKFYAELIDDMKVLAVRDPLTGLYNRAFAFSYLSQEIEKLKRGEVKNVCVAYIDLDNFKYVNDTFGHSVGDSVLNDIGELLSRHFRKEDVVARIGGDEFIVIFTNCDREKIIERLELLREAIERKFQRFGISMSFGIAEAPTDSLLSSFLIRMADERMYKDKGARKKERVGSIDKAPEGASDL comes from the coding sequence ATGATTAATAGTGGGGAAAAAAAAGAAAAGAAGGCTTTCGCTATTGGTGTTATTTCTGTAATAACTTTTTTGTTCTTAATTTCATTTGGTTATTACAACTATGCTTTTAACTTAAGGAAGCTCGGTATCTTTGAACTTGTTAGCGGATTAGCTGTACTTTTAAACTTTATTGCTTTTCTCTATACAAGAAAATATTCTCTTCATTCTTCAATTTTTCTCTTTATTATCAGTATAGTTCTTTCCGTTTTGATCATTACAGGAGGCATCCATAATACTGGAATTTTCTGGATTTACCTATACCCTGCTTTAGTTTTGGTTTTAAAGGACTTTAAAAAGGCAGTTTTGTGGAATATTTACTTTGTTGTTCTGTTAGTTTTAATTGTTGTAGCAGATTCTCTATATTTTATTGAACTTCCTTACGATAAAACTACCCTGAGACAGGCAATTTTCGTTTACTTTTCCCTTTTGCTTCTTTCCTATTTTCAGTTTAAGTTCTACGCAGAACTTATAGATGATATGAAAGTACTTGCAGTCCGCGATCCTCTTACTGGTCTTTACAACAGGGCGTTTGCTTTCTCCTACCTTTCTCAAGAAATTGAGAAGCTTAAAAGAGGGGAAGTGAAAAACGTGTGTGTTGCCTACATAGACCTTGATAACTTTAAGTACGTTAACGATACTTTCGGCCATTCGGTAGGAGACAGCGTTTTAAACGATATAGGGGAGCTCCTTAGTAGACACTTTAGGAAGGAAGACGTTGTAGCCAGGATAGGAGGTGATGAATTTATCGTGATTTTTACAAATTGCGATAGGGAAAAGATTATCGAAAGGCTTGAACTGCTTAGGGAGGCGATAGAGAGGAAGTTTCAAAGGTTTGGTATTTCGATGAGTTTCGGTATAGCCGAGGCTCCTACGGACTCACTTCTTTCAAGTTTCCTAATTAGAATGGCAGATGAA